The DNA region AACAGATGCACACGGAATAATAACCCACGAAATACAAGAAAATATTTTAATAAGGGATTTTTCCAAGCAACAACTAAAAATCATTTACTTGATTATTAGGCTTAGTTGGGGTTGTGGAAACAAGGCATGGCAGTATGAGAACTACAAAGATTTTGAAGTTGTTGGGTTATTCAAAAGCGATGTATCAAAACAATTGACATTTCTAAAAAATAACAAAGTAATTGAATGGATCGAAAAATACAATCTTTTAATTTTTAACAAGGACTATGAACAATGGCTTATCCCGCTGAAATCTGATTCCAAAACAATAAAGAATTTAGTACATAAGTGTTTGAAAAACACTAACGAAGTTAGTAATTTACTTACGGTGTTAGAAAAAAACACTAACGAAGTTAGTAAAAAATCCGAACAGTTCGTAACAGATAATCCTACAGACATAACGGTTTCAGGTGTGCCTAAAGAAAGTATTAAAGAAAGTATTATAGTAAGTAGTAGCTGTAGCCCGTATTCCTATTATGAACAAAATATTTCGCCTTTGGTAATGAAGTCAAGGGAAACAATAACCTCATGGCTCGAAATGGATAAAATGCCATCTGAACTAATATGTAGGGCTATTGATATAGCTGTAAGAAAAAATAAACGTGAACTTGGATACATAGACGGAATAATTAGGAAATGGACTCAGCAAGGAATATTTACACTTGCACAAGCAGATGCAAAGCAAATGGAGTGGGATAGAATAAAATCAAATATTAAGCCATTAAAGCCACACAAACCAGAACTTACAGAGGAGGAAGAGGCAGCTGAATTAATGGAACGATTAAGAAAGAGGGCGAAATAATGGAAGGTTTGGAAGCTGTAAGGATATTGAAAAGATTGGAATCACTTTGGATAAAATGTCCTTTTGAAGAAAGACCAGGGCAGAAAGAAGAATATGCACAGTTTTTACTAAAGTATGATTATAAAACAATGGATAAAGCGATAGATATATCTGCTACACAGGCAAAGTTTTTCCCCACACTAGCAGAATTAACAGAAGCATATATTTCAGCTCAAGAGCAAATAAGATCAAATCGAGAAAGTCAATCAGAACAGCAAATGTGTTACGTGTGTATGAATAAAGGTTTTATTAGTCACAAGATAAATGTTTATGAAATGGCAGACGGACGGAAAGCACCATTGGAATACATTCTGTACTGTACAGAGTGTGAGAAGGGCGAGACATTTAAGTATGACGGGCGAAACTGTAAAGATCATAAAACTAACTACATAACTGAGCCTGTGAATAAATATTTTGATATTGAATCTCTTAAGGCTAAAAACATATTTGATTATAACAACAAGCCACACGAACCTGTACCAATGCCGGTATACGTTAAGCAGGCACTAAGAGAAGCAACAAGAAAAATGTGGGTGGCTAGTTGATTGGATTAATAAAACAATGTGAGGAATGCCTAGGTTGTAACCGGCTTGAAAATTTAAAATTCACAGGGGATAACAAATGTACAAAGGGGATAAAAGATGAAACCACAAAAAGCATTCGACAGCAAGACAAAAGGTCTGATAAAAATGTTACACAAGAAAGGTTGGACATATAAAAAGCTTGCTGAAAAGTTCTACTGTCACGAAGGTACCATAAAAAGATATTGCAGGGAGTACTAAGGAGGGGTCAAAATGCAAAGGAAACTAAGCAAAGAAGAATTTTGCAACCTGGCAAACAGGAACGAAGAATTAAAGCAGCTAAAGAGGGCTATTAGAGAAAGACAAGAGAAAACCGACTTTATAGGATTTGCTGAGCATAGGACAACAAGAGTATACAAAGCATCTGGAATATGGTAAGGAGGAATATGTATGGAACAGTTACAAGAAATACAAAGAATATGTAATGCAGTATTGCAAGGATATGCGGAACTAAGGAAGAGGTATAAGTGGATAATGTGA from Clostridia bacterium includes:
- a CDS encoding DnaD domain protein, translated to MANPQPTDAHGIITHEIQENILIRDFSKQQLKIIYLIIRLSWGCGNKAWQYENYKDFEVVGLFKSDVSKQLTFLKNNKVIEWIEKYNLLIFNKDYEQWLIPLKSDSKTIKNLVHKCLKNTNEVSNLLTVLEKNTNEVSKKSEQFVTDNPTDITVSGVPKESIKESIIVSSSCSPYSYYEQNISPLVMKSRETITSWLEMDKMPSELICRAIDIAVRKNKRELGYIDGIIRKWTQQGIFTLAQADAKQMEWDRIKSNIKPLKPHKPELTEEEEAAELMERLRKRAK